A single window of Limnothrix sp. FACHB-406 DNA harbors:
- a CDS encoding DUF29 domain-containing protein translates to MNTTYDRDFYAWTQEQIALLQNRDFGAIDLPNLIEEIAVLGRQEREQLINRLGVLIGHLLKWCYQPERRKNSWIGTIREQRRRIQRLLKNNPSLQPFLDEAFREAYLDGRDLAIQETNLADSVFPETAPFTLEFILSDELEFSP, encoded by the coding sequence ATGAACACCACTTATGACCGCGACTTTTATGCTTGGACACAGGAGCAAATCGCGCTGCTGCAAAATCGTGATTTCGGGGCGATCGACCTCCCAAATTTAATCGAAGAAATCGCCGTCCTGGGTCGCCAAGAACGTGAGCAGTTGATCAATCGCTTAGGTGTTCTGATTGGTCATCTGTTGAAGTGGTGCTATCAGCCTGAGAGGCGAAAAAACTCCTGGATCGGCACGATTCGCGAGCAGCGACGACGCATTCAGCGGCTACTCAAAAATAATCCCAGCTTGCAACCATTTTTAGACGAAGCTTTCCGCGAAGCTTATCTTGATGGGCGAGACCTGGCTATTCAAGAAACTAACCTTGCTGATTCTGTATTTCCCGAAACTGCGCCATTTACGTTGGAATTTATCTTATCAGATGAATTGGAATTCAGCCCATGA